Proteins found in one Salvelinus alpinus chromosome 11, SLU_Salpinus.1, whole genome shotgun sequence genomic segment:
- the LOC139533708 gene encoding N-acylneuraminate cytidylyltransferase-like isoform X2, with protein MAAERKRKRSGIEDVRDRKAKVIKDSGEKRHIAALILARGGSKGIPLKNIKMLAGVPLIGWVLRAAVDSKQFDSVWVSTDHDDIEKVAKAWGAQVHRRSPEVSKDSSSSLDTIQEFARLNPEVDVICHIQATSPCLHPFHLKEALEMITKQGFTSVFSVVRRHHFRWQEVKKGGSVTTQSLNLDPSNRPRRQDWDGELCENGSFYIYTRATIERGLQGGKWAYYEMLPEYSVDIDVDIDWPVAEQRVLR; from the exons ATGGCCGCTGAAAGAAAACGTAAGCGATCGGGCATCGAAGATGTGAGAGACAGAAAAGCAAAGGTTATTAAAGACAGCGGTGAGAAGAGACACATCGCAGCCCTGATCCTCGCGAGGGGAGGCAGTAAGGGGATCCCCCTGAAGAATATCAAAATGCTAGCCGGTGTCCCGCTCATTGGATGGGTTCTCAGAGCTGCAGTGGACTCCAAACAGTTTGACAG TGTGTGGGTATCAACTGACCATGATGACATTGAGAAGGTAGCCAAGGCATGGGGAGCTCAGGTTCACCGCAGGAGCCCAGAGGTGTCCAAAGACTCCTCCAGCTCTCTCGACACCATCCAGGAATTCGCCCGATTAAACCCAG AGGTGGATGTGATCTGTCACATCCAGGCCACGTCTCCCTGCCTGCACCCCTTCCACCTGAAGGAGGCCCTGGAGATGATCACCAAGCAGGGCTTCACGTCCGTCTTCTCCGTGGTCCGACGACACCACTTCCGCTGGCAGGAGGTGAAGAAAGGAG GTAGTGTAACCACCCAGTCTCTGAACTTAGACCCGTCTAACAGGCCCCGGAGACAGGACTGGGATGGAGAGCTGTGTGAGAATGGATCTTTCTACATTTATACCAGAGCGACGATAGAGAGAGGCCTGCAG GGGGGGAAGTGGGCTTATTATGAGATGCTGCCAGAGTACAGTGTGGATATTGATGTGGATATCGACTGGCCCGTGGCAGAACAGAGAGTACTGAGGTAG
- the LOC139533708 gene encoding N-acylneuraminate cytidylyltransferase-like isoform X1, which yields MAAERKRKRSGIEDVRDRKAKVIKDSGEKRHIAALILARGGSKGIPLKNIKMLAGVPLIGWVLRAAVDSKQFDSVWVSTDHDDIEKVAKAWGAQVHRRSPEVSKDSSSSLDTIQEFARLNPEVDVICHIQATSPCLHPFHLKEALEMITKQGFTSVFSVVRRHHFRWQEVKKGGSVTTQSLNLDPSNRPRRQDWDGELCENGSFYIYTRATIERGLQGGKWAYYEMLPEYSVDIDVDIDWPVAEQRVLRFGYFGLDKPEVYS from the exons ATGGCCGCTGAAAGAAAACGTAAGCGATCGGGCATCGAAGATGTGAGAGACAGAAAAGCAAAGGTTATTAAAGACAGCGGTGAGAAGAGACACATCGCAGCCCTGATCCTCGCGAGGGGAGGCAGTAAGGGGATCCCCCTGAAGAATATCAAAATGCTAGCCGGTGTCCCGCTCATTGGATGGGTTCTCAGAGCTGCAGTGGACTCCAAACAGTTTGACAG TGTGTGGGTATCAACTGACCATGATGACATTGAGAAGGTAGCCAAGGCATGGGGAGCTCAGGTTCACCGCAGGAGCCCAGAGGTGTCCAAAGACTCCTCCAGCTCTCTCGACACCATCCAGGAATTCGCCCGATTAAACCCAG AGGTGGATGTGATCTGTCACATCCAGGCCACGTCTCCCTGCCTGCACCCCTTCCACCTGAAGGAGGCCCTGGAGATGATCACCAAGCAGGGCTTCACGTCCGTCTTCTCCGTGGTCCGACGACACCACTTCCGCTGGCAGGAGGTGAAGAAAGGAG GTAGTGTAACCACCCAGTCTCTGAACTTAGACCCGTCTAACAGGCCCCGGAGACAGGACTGGGATGGAGAGCTGTGTGAGAATGGATCTTTCTACATTTATACCAGAGCGACGATAGAGAGAGGCCTGCAG GGGGGGAAGTGGGCTTATTATGAGATGCTGCCAGAGTACAGTGTGGATATTGATGTGGATATCGACTGGCCCGTGGCAGAACAGAGAGTACTGAG